The genomic window CAAAAAAATCAATCAGCACCGGTTTTTCGGACTGAATTATTTCCTGAAATGTCATTTCCAAAATTTTTTTTAAATAAAATCCTTGTCATTGAAGTAGTTTCAATAACAGACCTTTGGACAACTGTAAAAAATGGCTTAAACTGCTTCAGTATCCAGTCGTCCAATAGCACAGCTGACGTAGGACTTAGCCTTGTGGATAATATTATTGTCACCCAAAAGAGGATAACCCATGCCGCTCAATGATTTTTTGATAAGCTCAGGATCTGCATTTCCATCCACACGAATTGTCTGAGAATCCAAATCAATAGAAACTTGTTCAACTCCCTCAATCTTGAATAAACCCGTCTTGATAGAATTTACACAACCGTGACATTTAATATTTTCTACAACAAAATCCATAGTTATTTCTCTGATTGTTTTCTGGTATCAATGCCCAGAGGAACATAAAGAGGGCAGAAATTTAAAAAACTAGTAATCAAAAACACAATTGCAAGAATGCCTAAAATTATCGCAGCAGTGCCTGTGATCATTTTCATAAAATAAAGTACAGCTACTACGACCGCAAAAAGGATCCGCAACATTTTGTCAGTACTTCCCATGTTTTTTTTCATGATTGGTTTTGTTTTATTTTCGTTTTGTTATTTGAATAAAGTCTCTTCAGTTGAAGAAATCATTTTATCTGAATTCATTCCATTAAATTGGTTGAATGATTATGCTTTTAGCATTTTAACCTGTTCCCACGTCCCCCCGTTATAGACTTCACTGATTCCGGCTCTTTGGAGTATAGTTTTTGCTTGACTGCTTCGGTTGCCCGACCTACAGAATACGATCACAGACTTCTTCCCTTTAAACTTTTCAAGTTGTCTGGGAATGGTGTCCAAAGGGATATTTACACTCCCTTTAACATTCCCTGATTGAAATTCTGCAGGTGTTCGCACATCCACCAAAAACGCACCCTCTCGAATTAGCTGTTTTAGGTCTACTTGTGGTGCCTGAGAGAATAATTTTTTAATAAAATCGAACATATGCATTAATAGTTTTTGATCATCAGCATATAGTTAAATAAAATAAACAGTCTTTTGTTTAGCCTGAACTTGATCAATCTACTCAAGATAGCTTATCCGCAGGAAATATTTCTTCGATAACCTGGAGAATAGTTCTGAAAGCAACAAAGCGGTTGGCGTACCTGTCTATATGTTTTTTCTGAAGTGCCGGAGCACATAACATCATATACTTCTGCAGGTGATCAGAGGAGAAGCATTCGTATTGGACTGCATAAGTGATTCCATCCTCTTCATTCACGTCCAGTTTTGACAATCTACATCTCACAAAATAACCTGTAGCCAATACTTCGGGAATGTGGTGTCGTCTCATCCAGGAGAGCCAATCTTCATGAATTTCCGGATCCAATTTGATCGTAACATTATAAATAATCATCTTCTCTATGGCTTATTTGGAACTTTTATTGCACAGGATCTCCACGCAAAGTCCTAAATCTTTTCCTTGCTTCGACTGCTAGTATACTTCCACTGAAATCAATAAATAACTTTTCGTAAAGTTCTTTCGCCTTTGCTTTGTCTTCAAGCTGATAATCATAAATTTTTGCCATTTCCCATAGAGCATTATCGGCTCGGATGTCGTCTTTGTATTTTTCTAAGATCTTTTCATATTTGGCAAGTGCCTCTTTTGTTTTTTGTTGTTTATCAAAAATCCTGCCTTGCAGATACCACACATCATCTTCCAAAGTGTTTTCAACATTCACATATTGGATAGAATCCAAGATGTTCAAAGCTTCATCATATTGGTTTTGGAAAACTTTCAATTCGGCGGAGGCGTACAATTGCAATGCTTCTCCAAGAGTGTCCTTCGCCAGATTATCCAAAATAAAAACTGAAAGATCAATAGCATCGTTAGAAATCAACTTACTAGTCGCTTGCTTGAGTATGTCAAATTGTTCTTGAGCCCAGGCAAAATCACCTGCAAAATAAGATAAACGAGCATTTCTGAATCTGGCTGATTCTCCCAGTTGGTCCTCCAAGAAATCTTTATCAACTTGAGAATATAATAGAGTAGCTTCCCATCGTTCACCCGTGATTAAATAATAGTCCGCTAAATCAAGTTTTGCCTCAGCTTTGGTTTGAGGATCGACTGCAGCTTGCTTAATCAGCTCTTCTAGAATACTGATCGCTTTTTCGACATTTCTCAGATAACGGGCTTCGAGTTCTGCGTACTCAATAATGAGTTGGGCAGCCATACGACTAGTTCCATAATCTTTTCTAAACTGTTCATATTCAGATTCCAAACTCACCAGATCTCCTTGATTGTAATTATTCTTTTCAACCACAAGCTTGCGTTTACAAATGAGTGTTTGACGCACTGCATCCAGATAAAATGTCTCCCCATTCCCTTTATTCTTCAGGTAAGTAAATCCATCAATGGCAGTCTTATAATCACCGTCCTGCATAGCTACATGGGAAAGGTTATAAACCCTGTTACCATTTTCCTGTAGCTGAGCATCTATAGCTTTGTATTGGCGCAATGCCTGAAAATAATCTTTATTCTGTATAAAGGACCAAGCCAGCAATTCCATATAAGATATCAATTCCGGATTTTTCTCCAATTCAGCATAAAGATGAGTTTGAAGTTCAGGATACAAATCTTTTGGCAGATAAACTACAAGCAAATTTTGGAGGTTGTCTGCACTTATGACCCCAGATTTTAATCCTAACAAGTAATTCTCCAACATTTTTTTGTAATCCCCCTTTTTCCGGTAAAGGTCTGCTAGCAATGTTTGAAAATCTCCATGAGTTCCGTTTGTCTTTTGTGCTTTTTCAATGGTAGAAATGGCTAATTCGAATTTATTTTGGTTGATAAAAAAGTTAGACAGTTGGTAGACCGTTACTAGATCTGTAGACAAATTTTGGAGTGCCTTTTCATACTGTTTTTCTGATTTTTCAGCTTGATTTGTCTTTTCCAGAAAAGCGCCATACTGTGCATATAGCATACAATCTTTAGGTCTGCGATCGATTTCCTTTTTAATCAGAGATTCGGCTTCATCCGTTTTGCGAAGTGAAATGAGGCATTCGAGATAATTTGAGAAATAGACTTCTATTTGAGGATTTTTCTGGTAAAGGCTTTGGTACATACTCTCGGCTTTTTCATATTCACCATTCTTGAGATATTGCTGTGCCAATCTAGGATCCTGAGCATATCCGGGGACAAGCCCTAAACCCAAAAGCAAGCAAAAGATTAAAACCAAAATTCTAGACATTATCAATTAAACGCTAAATGGAACAAAGAAATTTCCTATAAACCCAAAAGCAGCCGTCAATACAGGTATTTTGCTTCAATAGGCAATCTTCTACCCTGACCAAATGCTTTCGTCGATATACGAAGTACCGGTGGTGATTGATGCCTCTTAAACTCTGCCCTGTTGACTAATTTCAGAATGCGATTGACCAGGTTTTGTTCAAATCCTTTGGCTTCAAGATCTGAAGGCCCTTGTCTTTTTTCAATATATTCGAAAAGGATTGGATCAAGAATAGAGTAGTCAGGTAATGAGTCAGAGTCCTTTTGGCCTGGCCTCAATTCTGCTGAAGGAGGTTTTTGAATACTGTTGATTGGGATGATTGTTTCGTCTCGATTGATAAATGCTGCGAGTTCATACACTTGGGTCTTGTATACATCAGCTAAGACAGCAATACCACCGCACAAATCTCCATATAAAGTGCCATACCCTACCGCCATCTCGCTTTTGTTTGTAGTATTCAACAAAATGTACCCGAATTTATTTGAAAATGCCATCAACAGCATTCCTCTGATTCTCGCCTGTAGATTTTCTTCAGTGACATCCTGAGGCTTGTCTTTAAAAAAAGGTGACAAGGTTTCGAGATATTTATTTTGAATGTCTTTTATAGCGATAATTTCATAGTCAATACCGAGATTATTAGCAAGCGCCTCAGCGTCGGTAATGGAGCCAGAACTGGAGTACTCTGACGGCATCAAGAGACCCTTAACATTTTCCTTGCCCAAAGCATGAACTGCCAAAACCGCAGTGAGCGCCGAATCAATACCTCCTGAAAGTCCTAATATAGCTCTTTGGAAACCCATTTTTTTAAAGTAATCTCTAATCCCCAAGATCAAAGCACGATAAATCAATTCGATTGAATGCTTCGTTTGCTGTTGCTCTGCCCGACCTCTTACGACATCATCTAAATCATATATTTTCAATGCTTTTTCAAAGTAAGGCAACTCGTCGTAAATACTACCATCAGGAGACATGACTACAGAGCCTCCATCAAAAATGATTTCTGTTTGGGCCCCATAATTATTGACATAAAATAATGGAACTTTATATTTATTGACATTTGCTCTAATGACCTCAAGTCTATCAGATGCATGGATATAATCAAATGGAGATGCGGACAAATTAAAAATCATGTCAAAGCCTTCCTCCATCATTTCATCCAAAGGACAAATGGTGTACATCGGATTATTATTACCTAAATTCCAAATATCCTCACAAACTGTCAGTGCTATTTTTTTTCCTTTAAATTCTAATGTTTTAAAGCTTCGCGCCGGCTCAAAATATCTGTATTCGTCAAATATATCGTAATTAGGCAATAAAGCCTTGTGTGCGATATGATGGACTTTTTTCTCAAATAGAAAAAATGCAGAATTGTGTAAGTCTTTCCCTTCAATCTCTGGATTAACTGTAGGTGACCCAACGATAATGGCAATATCTTCACTCAGATTACAAAGCTCTTGAATTACTTTCATGGATCTTTGAATAAAATCTCTGAATTCAAGAAAGTCTCTGGGAGGATAACCACAAGTACACAACTCCGAAAAACAAATGAGATCTGCTCCCTGGGATTTGGCTTCCTGAATCGCTTCGGACATTAGCTTTAGATTTGATTCAAAATTTCCGATATGATAA from Saprospiraceae bacterium includes these protein-coding regions:
- a CDS encoding tetratricopeptide repeat protein, which produces MSRILVLIFCLLLGLGLVPGYAQDPRLAQQYLKNGEYEKAESMYQSLYQKNPQIEVYFSNYLECLISLRKTDEAESLIKKEIDRRPKDCMLYAQYGAFLEKTNQAEKSEKQYEKALQNLSTDLVTVYQLSNFFINQNKFELAISTIEKAQKTNGTHGDFQTLLADLYRKKGDYKKMLENYLLGLKSGVISADNLQNLLVVYLPKDLYPELQTHLYAELEKNPELISYMELLAWSFIQNKDYFQALRQYKAIDAQLQENGNRVYNLSHVAMQDGDYKTAIDGFTYLKNKGNGETFYLDAVRQTLICKRKLVVEKNNYNQGDLVSLESEYEQFRKDYGTSRMAAQLIIEYAELEARYLRNVEKAISILEELIKQAAVDPQTKAEAKLDLADYYLITGERWEATLLYSQVDKDFLEDQLGESARFRNARLSYFAGDFAWAQEQFDILKQATSKLISNDAIDLSVFILDNLAKDTLGEALQLYASAELKVFQNQYDEALNILDSIQYVNVENTLEDDVWYLQGRIFDKQQKTKEALAKYEKILEKYKDDIRADNALWEMAKIYDYQLEDKAKAKELYEKLFIDFSGSILAVEARKRFRTLRGDPVQ
- a CDS encoding heavy-metal-associated domain-containing protein gives rise to the protein MDFVVENIKCHGCVNSIKTGLFKIEGVEQVSIDLDSQTIRVDGNADPELIKKSLSGMGYPLLGDNNIIHKAKSYVSCAIGRLDTEAV
- a CDS encoding DUF2892 domain-containing protein, encoding MKKNMGSTDKMLRILFAVVVAVLYFMKMITGTAAIILGILAIVFLITSFLNFCPLYVPLGIDTRKQSEK
- a CDS encoding NAD+ synthase encodes the protein MKIALAQLNYHIGNFESNLKLMSEAIQEAKSQGADLICFSELCTCGYPPRDFLEFRDFIQRSMKVIQELCNLSEDIAIIVGSPTVNPEIEGKDLHNSAFFLFEKKVHHIAHKALLPNYDIFDEYRYFEPARSFKTLEFKGKKIALTVCEDIWNLGNNNPMYTICPLDEMMEEGFDMIFNLSASPFDYIHASDRLEVIRANVNKYKVPLFYVNNYGAQTEIIFDGGSVVMSPDGSIYDELPYFEKALKIYDLDDVVRGRAEQQQTKHSIELIYRALILGIRDYFKKMGFQRAILGLSGGIDSALTAVLAVHALGKENVKGLLMPSEYSSSGSITDAEALANNLGIDYEIIAIKDIQNKYLETLSPFFKDKPQDVTEENLQARIRGMLLMAFSNKFGYILLNTTNKSEMAVGYGTLYGDLCGGIAVLADVYKTQVYELAAFINRDETIIPINSIQKPPSAELRPGQKDSDSLPDYSILDPILFEYIEKRQGPSDLEAKGFEQNLVNRILKLVNRAEFKRHQSPPVLRISTKAFGQGRRLPIEAKYLY
- a CDS encoding rhodanese-like domain-containing protein, with product MFDFIKKLFSQAPQVDLKQLIREGAFLVDVRTPAEFQSGNVKGSVNIPLDTIPRQLEKFKGKKSVIVFCRSGNRSSQAKTILQRAGISEVYNGGTWEQVKMLKA
- a CDS encoding DUF4286 family protein — its product is MIIYNVTIKLDPEIHEDWLSWMRRHHIPEVLATGYFVRCRLSKLDVNEEDGITYAVQYECFSSDHLQKYMMLCAPALQKKHIDRYANRFVAFRTILQVIEEIFPADKLS